One part of the Girardinichthys multiradiatus isolate DD_20200921_A chromosome 10, DD_fGirMul_XY1, whole genome shotgun sequence genome encodes these proteins:
- the bsk146 gene encoding serine/threonine-protein kinase SBK1, with protein sequence MSSSPLVSRANVDILDELQLIAAQNLERLEVNKYYEVIRELGKGTYGKVDLVIHKIRGTKMALKFLKKKTTKLKSFLREYSISLYLSPCPFIINMYGIAFETDEYYVFAQEYALAGDLFDIIPPQVGLPESVAKRCVHQVAIALDYLHCKKLVHRDIKPENILIFDRECRKVKLSDFGMTRRAGSPVKRVSGTIPYTAPELCDASRQEGFCVDYSTDVWAFGVLLFCMLTGNFPWEKALPTDTFYQEFIHWQRRRTNTVPSQWRRFTEQALRMFRRLLSVEQDRRCSVKEVFGYFSHSWMLDAEHDNNGNAGGGGSGEMVSGSSGGGGGNVRGDMEGTISTSSSGEEDEELLVERMKQQTLSPRSPLSPMSPMAVERGSGGGGLKGAMMDPGGGHHFVSVSTNSSVSSTNSYDRMPRENGSPGGRLLVATPIEICV encoded by the exons ATGAGCTCCTCTCCGCTGGTTTCTCGAGCTAACGTGGACATCCTGGACGAGCTGCAGTTGATTGCCGCGCAGAACCTAGAGAGGCTAGAGGTCAACAAGTACTATGAGGTAATCAGGGAGCTGGGGAAGGGCACCTACGGCAAGGTGGACCTGGTCATCCACAAGATCAGAG gtacaaaAATGGCACTGAAGTTTCTGAAGAAGAAGACGACCAAGCTGAAATCGTTCCTTCGGGAGTACAGCATTTCACTGTACCTGTCTCCCTGCCCCTTCATCATCAACATGTACGGCATCGCCTTTGAGACAGACGAATACTACGTCTTTGCCCAGGAGTACGCATTGGCAGGAGATCTCTTCGATATCATTCCCCCACAG GTTGGTCTACCTGAGTCAGTTGCAAAGCGCTGTGTGCATCAAGTGGCCATtgctttggattatctgcactGTAAGAAGCTCGTCCACAGGGACATCAAGCCTGAAAACATTCTCATTTTTGACAGAGAGTGTCGCAAAGTAAAGCTTTCAGACTTTGGCATGACCCGTCGGGCTGGCTCGCCTGTAAAAAGA GTGAGTGGCACCATTCCCTACACGGCCCCAGAGCTTTGTGATGCCTCCCGCCAGGAGGGTTTCTGTGTGGACTACAGCACTGATGTCTGGGCCTTTGGTGTcctgctcttctgcatgctgACTGGCAACTTCCCTTGGGAGAAGGCGCTTCCCACTGATACTTTCTACCAAGAGTTTATCCACTggcagaggaggaggacgaaCACGGTGCCATCTCAGTGGAGACGCTTTACCGAACAGGCCCTGCGTATGTTCCGCCGACTGCTCTCAGTGGAGCAGGACCGCCGCTGCTCTGTTAAAGAGGTGTTCGGGTACTTCAGCCACTCCTGGATGCTGGATGCGGAGCATGATAACAATGGCAATGCAGGGGGAGGAGGTAGCGGGGAGATGGTTAGCGGCAGCAGTGGAGGGGGAGGAGGAAATGTGCGAGGAGATATGGAAGGCACCATCTCAACTTCTTCATCAGGGGAAGAAGATGAGGAGCTCCTAGTCGAGAGGATGAAGCAGCAGACTTTGTCGCCTCGCTCACCGCTCTCTCCAATGTCTCCCATGGCAGTGGAGAGGGGCAGCGGTGGTGGCGGGCTCAAGGGAGCCATGATGGACCCAGGAGGGGGACATCATTTCGTGTCTGTCTCCACTAACAGCTCTGTGTCCTCCACCAACAGTTACGACCGAATGCCACGAGAAAACGGTTCCCCCGGTGGCCGTTTGCTGGTGGCCACACCCATTGAAATCTGCGTGTGA
- the si:dkey-94l16.4 gene encoding transcription factor 20 isoform X1, which yields MVILAREEEAIFFQRFVMEQPPGSLDDLQYQGVSSSTLPSVTDLTRKEEECLLSSPSLDALRRVKGSGWAPNAGSTIPLLQFSETGSSDVALRSGDQIHPDNALSHTTVTLSYVSRSHVFSTHNSPLYNVSPISRFSLHPHCNTDNRFGETSYALNQHNPEQDKEPINLATQAEPFPLFSQPQVGPEDDAREYYVQEPPEFNVGVLFSDGYKDQRLGEEEKHSIPPENKKCLENGQHDDWSISGAHSESSSEIDDERGTSDVLFIEAKKLDQVVSDSGGATDLGSVSREYKSPLEDSVSPPSTSVDDVEDVFLLPQASRSPSADGFYPESADDAVHDTLSTDEATRASSVSSVCPTRIDPSDESKRSYSRCRAVLEPLIDLTGDACVSHYPENKTGSVVPQVNGNANALERTIKERKLPMRSGRGTRLEAIVMNINSSRYKVSGCILAGKKPSASQLKTHDSAFPDSKKTLPGRRRKGKVKTTFSRRSVKRKAVNEKKGKPRNNSESCNDSTSVSVLINETEMSGGSTAAKKPLFAKPSRKSVHLPQSGSVKSKIKPPSQSSAQFREHKNSKKKPELLSAPKPSVEMNASKVSFPGPPPKSPKNNQSDTKTRSPESKASPTKKTKAAHAPKRRRKKPKHRQPSSIFSPKEPEIKLKYVNFKEEKKDLRLDSFSPFVCVKRQQSSPALCTIINYPEEIKTEPKQQQAHSSRFISAVVPSTSSLQLGRPSTHSQHQRALVCCLCGQSANSIDLGDLHGPYYPEGYQPNTKAPPTVSGLKEDEDDSSDSDSSSSSMRARHWACSQGAQLKQKGPLGNRRRPSGRTSSPAAKQARLAGGLADVEDWYSPPLLSVEPCEYWLHEDCGIWSAGVFLVKGKVYGLEEAVKVAQETMCSACHNPGATLGCFFKGCPNKYHYRCALESDCVLVEENFSMKCRKHKNKTLKALPGSRWDDR from the exons ATGGTCATACTCGCTCGTGAGGAAGAGGCAATATTTTTTCAGCGGT TTGTTATGGAGCAGCCACCAGGGAGCCTTGATGATCTACAGTATCAAGGTGTCTCCTCCTCCACTCTCCCCAGCGTAACTGACTTGACCAGGAAAGAGGAAGAATGCCTCCTCTCCTCACCATCTCTCGATGCCTTGCGGAGGGTCAAGGGCTCTGGCTGGGCCCCAAACGCTGGATCCACCATCCCCTTGTTACAGTTCTCAGAGACTGGGTCCTCAGACGTCGCACTTCGATCAGGGGATCAAATTCACCCAGACAATGCCTTATCCCACACTACAGTCACCCTGTCCTACGTGAGCAGGTCTCATGTCTTCTCCACTCACAACTCTCCTCTGTACAATGTGTCACCCATCAGCAGGTTTTCCCTCCACCCTCACTGCAACACGGACAACAGGTTTGGGGAAACTAGCTATGCATTGAACCAGCATAACCCAGAGCAAGATAAAGAGCCCATTAACCTCGCCACACAGGCGGAACCTTTTCCCTTGTTTTCTCAACCTCAAGTGGGACCAGAGGATGATGCAAGAGAATACTATGTGCAAGAGCCTCCAGAGTTTAATGTAGGAGTCCTTTTCAGTGACGGATACAAAGACCAACGACTGGGAGAAGAAGAGAAGCACAGCATTCctcctgaaaataaaaagtgtttagAGAATGGTCAGCATGATGACTGGTCAATTTCCGGAGCACATAGTGAATCCTCATCAGAAATTGATGATGAGAGAGGGACCTCCGATGTGCTTTTCATTGAGGCTAAGAAACTGGACCAAGTGGTCTCCGACAGTGGAGGTGCAACAGATCTGGGTTCAGTGAGCAGGGAGTACAAGAGTCCTTTGGAGGATTCCGTCTCCCCACCCTCTACCTCAGTAGACGATGTGGAGGATGTGTTCCTCCTTCCTCAGGCCTCTAGGTCACCCAGCGCGGATGGGTTTTATCCAGAGTCTGCTGATGATGCAGTTCATGATACCTTAAGTACAGATGAAGCCACTCGGGCAAGCTCTGTATCTAGCGTTTGCCCCACAAGGATAGATCCTAGTGACGAAAGTAAACGGTCATACAGTAGATGCCGGGCTGTGTTGGAACCTTTGATCGACTTGACTGGTGATGCTTGTGTGTCGCATTATCCGGAGAACAAAACCGGTAGTGTTGTTCCTCAAGTTAATGGGAATGCGAATGCGCTGGAGAGGACTATAAAAGAAAGGAAACTGCCCATGCGTTCAGGTAGAGGAACTCGACTGGAGGCAATTGTCATGAATATAAATTCAAGTCGCTATAAAGTGTCAGGCTGCATTCTTGCTGGTAAAAAACCTAGTGCCTCCCAGCTAAAGACACATGATTCTGCCTTCCCCGATTCCAAAAAGACACTGCCTGGCCGCAGAAGGAAAGGCAAGGTGAAAACTACATTCTCACGAAGATCCGTCaaaagaaaagctgtgaatGAGAAAAAAGGTAAACCTAGAAACAACTCTGAAAGTTGCAATGACTCTACCTCTGTTTCTGTACTCATCAACgagacagaaatgtcaggcgGCAGCACAGCTGCTAAAAAGCCTCTATTTGCGAAGCCAAGCAGAAAATCAGTGCACCTACCCCAGAGTGGCTCTGTGAAGTCAAAGATTAAACCCCCATCCCAGTCAAGTGCCCAGTTTCGTGAACATAAGAACTCAAAAAAGAAGCCGGAGTTGCTTTCTGCACCCAAACCCTCAGTGGAAATGAATGCATCAAAAGTTTCCTTCCCCGGGCCGCCACCAAAATCTCCAAAGAACAACCAGAGTGACACCAAAACCAGATCCCCTGAAAGCAAAGCATCTCCCACCAAGAAGACGAAGGCGGCCCATGCCCCGAAACGGAGGCGTAAGAAACCCAAACACAGACAGCCTTCTTCTATCTTCTCCCCGAAGGAGCCTGAGATTAAGCTCAAGTATGTCAACTTcaaggaggaaaaaaaggacCTCAGGTTGGACAGTTTCTCTCCATTTGTTTGTGTCAAGCGGCAGCAGTCGTCACCTGCTCTATGCACAATAATAAACTACCCTGAGGAGATAAAGACGGAACCCAAGCAGCAGCAGGCTCACTCCAGCCGCTTCATCTCTGCTGTTGTACCCAGcacctcctctctgcagctggGACGGCCATCCACGCACAGCCAACACCAGCGTGCTCTCGTCTGCTGCTTGTGTGGGCAGTCGGCCAACTCAATTGACTTGGGGGACCTCCATGGACCCTATTATCCTGAGGGGTACCAGCCAAACACCAAAGCACCACCCACTGTGTCAGGTCTCAAAGAGGATGAGGACGATTCCAGCGATTCTGACTCTTCCTCCAGCAGTATGAGAGCCAGACATTGGGCCTGCAGTCAAGGAGCTCAGCTAAAGCAGAAAGGCCCCCTGGGGAACCGTAGGCGGCCCAGCGGCAGGACCAGCAGTCCTGCAGCCAAGCAGGCCCGATTGGCTGGTGGACTGGCAGATGTCGAGGACTGGTACAGCCCGCCTCTGCTGTCTGTGGAGCCATGTGAATATTGGCTTCATGAGGATTGCGGCATCTGGTCTGCAGGCGTGTTCCTGGTCAAGGGCAAAGTTTACGGGCTGGAGGAAGCCGTCAAGGTGGCTCAGGAAACG ATGTGTTCGGCATGCCACAATCCAGGAGCGACATTGGGCTGCTTCTTCAAAGGCTGTCCAAACAAGTACCACTACAGGTGTGCTCTGGAGTCAG ACTGTGTACTCGTCGAGGAAAATTTCTCCATGAAGTGTAGGAAGCACAAG AACAAGACGTTGAAAGCACTTCCAGGGAGCCGATGGGACGACAGGTGA
- the si:dkey-94l16.4 gene encoding transcription factor 20 isoform X2, with protein sequence MEQPPGSLDDLQYQGVSSSTLPSVTDLTRKEEECLLSSPSLDALRRVKGSGWAPNAGSTIPLLQFSETGSSDVALRSGDQIHPDNALSHTTVTLSYVSRSHVFSTHNSPLYNVSPISRFSLHPHCNTDNRFGETSYALNQHNPEQDKEPINLATQAEPFPLFSQPQVGPEDDAREYYVQEPPEFNVGVLFSDGYKDQRLGEEEKHSIPPENKKCLENGQHDDWSISGAHSESSSEIDDERGTSDVLFIEAKKLDQVVSDSGGATDLGSVSREYKSPLEDSVSPPSTSVDDVEDVFLLPQASRSPSADGFYPESADDAVHDTLSTDEATRASSVSSVCPTRIDPSDESKRSYSRCRAVLEPLIDLTGDACVSHYPENKTGSVVPQVNGNANALERTIKERKLPMRSGRGTRLEAIVMNINSSRYKVSGCILAGKKPSASQLKTHDSAFPDSKKTLPGRRRKGKVKTTFSRRSVKRKAVNEKKGKPRNNSESCNDSTSVSVLINETEMSGGSTAAKKPLFAKPSRKSVHLPQSGSVKSKIKPPSQSSAQFREHKNSKKKPELLSAPKPSVEMNASKVSFPGPPPKSPKNNQSDTKTRSPESKASPTKKTKAAHAPKRRRKKPKHRQPSSIFSPKEPEIKLKYVNFKEEKKDLRLDSFSPFVCVKRQQSSPALCTIINYPEEIKTEPKQQQAHSSRFISAVVPSTSSLQLGRPSTHSQHQRALVCCLCGQSANSIDLGDLHGPYYPEGYQPNTKAPPTVSGLKEDEDDSSDSDSSSSSMRARHWACSQGAQLKQKGPLGNRRRPSGRTSSPAAKQARLAGGLADVEDWYSPPLLSVEPCEYWLHEDCGIWSAGVFLVKGKVYGLEEAVKVAQETMCSACHNPGATLGCFFKGCPNKYHYRCALESDCVLVEENFSMKCRKHKNKTLKALPGSRWDDR encoded by the exons ATGGAGCAGCCACCAGGGAGCCTTGATGATCTACAGTATCAAGGTGTCTCCTCCTCCACTCTCCCCAGCGTAACTGACTTGACCAGGAAAGAGGAAGAATGCCTCCTCTCCTCACCATCTCTCGATGCCTTGCGGAGGGTCAAGGGCTCTGGCTGGGCCCCAAACGCTGGATCCACCATCCCCTTGTTACAGTTCTCAGAGACTGGGTCCTCAGACGTCGCACTTCGATCAGGGGATCAAATTCACCCAGACAATGCCTTATCCCACACTACAGTCACCCTGTCCTACGTGAGCAGGTCTCATGTCTTCTCCACTCACAACTCTCCTCTGTACAATGTGTCACCCATCAGCAGGTTTTCCCTCCACCCTCACTGCAACACGGACAACAGGTTTGGGGAAACTAGCTATGCATTGAACCAGCATAACCCAGAGCAAGATAAAGAGCCCATTAACCTCGCCACACAGGCGGAACCTTTTCCCTTGTTTTCTCAACCTCAAGTGGGACCAGAGGATGATGCAAGAGAATACTATGTGCAAGAGCCTCCAGAGTTTAATGTAGGAGTCCTTTTCAGTGACGGATACAAAGACCAACGACTGGGAGAAGAAGAGAAGCACAGCATTCctcctgaaaataaaaagtgtttagAGAATGGTCAGCATGATGACTGGTCAATTTCCGGAGCACATAGTGAATCCTCATCAGAAATTGATGATGAGAGAGGGACCTCCGATGTGCTTTTCATTGAGGCTAAGAAACTGGACCAAGTGGTCTCCGACAGTGGAGGTGCAACAGATCTGGGTTCAGTGAGCAGGGAGTACAAGAGTCCTTTGGAGGATTCCGTCTCCCCACCCTCTACCTCAGTAGACGATGTGGAGGATGTGTTCCTCCTTCCTCAGGCCTCTAGGTCACCCAGCGCGGATGGGTTTTATCCAGAGTCTGCTGATGATGCAGTTCATGATACCTTAAGTACAGATGAAGCCACTCGGGCAAGCTCTGTATCTAGCGTTTGCCCCACAAGGATAGATCCTAGTGACGAAAGTAAACGGTCATACAGTAGATGCCGGGCTGTGTTGGAACCTTTGATCGACTTGACTGGTGATGCTTGTGTGTCGCATTATCCGGAGAACAAAACCGGTAGTGTTGTTCCTCAAGTTAATGGGAATGCGAATGCGCTGGAGAGGACTATAAAAGAAAGGAAACTGCCCATGCGTTCAGGTAGAGGAACTCGACTGGAGGCAATTGTCATGAATATAAATTCAAGTCGCTATAAAGTGTCAGGCTGCATTCTTGCTGGTAAAAAACCTAGTGCCTCCCAGCTAAAGACACATGATTCTGCCTTCCCCGATTCCAAAAAGACACTGCCTGGCCGCAGAAGGAAAGGCAAGGTGAAAACTACATTCTCACGAAGATCCGTCaaaagaaaagctgtgaatGAGAAAAAAGGTAAACCTAGAAACAACTCTGAAAGTTGCAATGACTCTACCTCTGTTTCTGTACTCATCAACgagacagaaatgtcaggcgGCAGCACAGCTGCTAAAAAGCCTCTATTTGCGAAGCCAAGCAGAAAATCAGTGCACCTACCCCAGAGTGGCTCTGTGAAGTCAAAGATTAAACCCCCATCCCAGTCAAGTGCCCAGTTTCGTGAACATAAGAACTCAAAAAAGAAGCCGGAGTTGCTTTCTGCACCCAAACCCTCAGTGGAAATGAATGCATCAAAAGTTTCCTTCCCCGGGCCGCCACCAAAATCTCCAAAGAACAACCAGAGTGACACCAAAACCAGATCCCCTGAAAGCAAAGCATCTCCCACCAAGAAGACGAAGGCGGCCCATGCCCCGAAACGGAGGCGTAAGAAACCCAAACACAGACAGCCTTCTTCTATCTTCTCCCCGAAGGAGCCTGAGATTAAGCTCAAGTATGTCAACTTcaaggaggaaaaaaaggacCTCAGGTTGGACAGTTTCTCTCCATTTGTTTGTGTCAAGCGGCAGCAGTCGTCACCTGCTCTATGCACAATAATAAACTACCCTGAGGAGATAAAGACGGAACCCAAGCAGCAGCAGGCTCACTCCAGCCGCTTCATCTCTGCTGTTGTACCCAGcacctcctctctgcagctggGACGGCCATCCACGCACAGCCAACACCAGCGTGCTCTCGTCTGCTGCTTGTGTGGGCAGTCGGCCAACTCAATTGACTTGGGGGACCTCCATGGACCCTATTATCCTGAGGGGTACCAGCCAAACACCAAAGCACCACCCACTGTGTCAGGTCTCAAAGAGGATGAGGACGATTCCAGCGATTCTGACTCTTCCTCCAGCAGTATGAGAGCCAGACATTGGGCCTGCAGTCAAGGAGCTCAGCTAAAGCAGAAAGGCCCCCTGGGGAACCGTAGGCGGCCCAGCGGCAGGACCAGCAGTCCTGCAGCCAAGCAGGCCCGATTGGCTGGTGGACTGGCAGATGTCGAGGACTGGTACAGCCCGCCTCTGCTGTCTGTGGAGCCATGTGAATATTGGCTTCATGAGGATTGCGGCATCTGGTCTGCAGGCGTGTTCCTGGTCAAGGGCAAAGTTTACGGGCTGGAGGAAGCCGTCAAGGTGGCTCAGGAAACG ATGTGTTCGGCATGCCACAATCCAGGAGCGACATTGGGCTGCTTCTTCAAAGGCTGTCCAAACAAGTACCACTACAGGTGTGCTCTGGAGTCAG ACTGTGTACTCGTCGAGGAAAATTTCTCCATGAAGTGTAGGAAGCACAAG AACAAGACGTTGAAAGCACTTCCAGGGAGCCGATGGGACGACAGGTGA